In a single window of the Marinitoga sp. 38H-ov genome:
- a CDS encoding ribonucleotide reductase N-terminal alpha domain-containing protein: protein MEQLYNLESFLDFFSDINPSENAERILRDRYFLKDGNGKYLEHSWDDISRRVSRYIASAEILYTEDIEKIRNVEKIYFKLIKSRVFLPNSPTLFNAGKTLSRDVFEKKLEDMTLEDYNFIFNSRNRHNMLSACFVVPLEDSMEGIFNAVKDAALIQKYGGGVGYDFSVLRPKESSIAGTGGKSSGPISFMHVFNTTASTIEQGGARRGAQMAVMRYDHPDVIDFINSKKDNDGKSVLNYFNISVNFDNPEEFLKKLENDEEIELTHPNSNIKRTIKAREFFDLIANNAWKSGDPGMLFLGRHNKYYALGDVTPVSATNPCVIGDTKILTDRGLINAKDLTTDMKVWSPISKQFLNIEKVIDQGIKPVKKIILKNGIELVATYDHKVYTENGWVEIKNLNVGDKVNVVNDQIEFEKSKFKKSILEKSIIEENQYISLIMSKNFSSFKEIMKKEISTLEKEIFEIIFESEKEIQKNFLTLLFSANGSVDNSEGSISLSSSSKKVLQNVQLLLLVFGINSTLTLENDYNKEYKLLISGEDSYKFYDEIGFVDEKQLNMLISKRHNNNFIEIAEIIDAGEERVYDITAGPDYVWVTNGILSYDCGEEPLPPYGSCNLGSIDIAKVVDFVELGNPEGENNELYKELIYWTARFLDNVIDINVYPLEKIDKVSKEQRFIGLGIMGLADAMYKKDLPYNSEEGRRFMAETLAQFAYYSHLASTELAKERGNFPLFEKSKYKDGFIPFPMLDDEFSENIRKWNKLIKEHFFKDAKKYKRNVQVNTVAPTGSISNIADTSSGIEPNFMLAYIRYMTDKEGNRVPLPYMNKILRDKLDGDLNSELEAEIIEKGSLQNIDGIPEEIKRVFVTAMDISGMDHLLAQNVIQSYLDASCSKTINLPKEATVEDIKEIYKKAMELNLKGITIYRDGSLETQVLTKAKKQDEKKVTFFVLDEKHKLRARPRKETLKSVTRKFKTESGTVYITVSFDDNGEAIEIFLSDGTETAEIIGRLSSIALRSGVSVDEILEQLSKVKGTYCKGISKEIKSALDDFEALWQENEVEVFHVGKPLSKEEVEKFVHANKLEYTKGYYVDTEGNVYCPTCLSKNSLLMTEGCMSCKTCGWSKCS from the coding sequence GTGGAACAATTATATAATTTAGAAAGTTTTTTGGATTTTTTCTCTGATATAAATCCATCTGAAAATGCAGAAAGAATTTTAAGGGATAGGTATTTTTTAAAAGATGGAAATGGTAAATATCTTGAACATTCTTGGGATGATATTTCAAGAAGGGTTTCTAGATATATAGCAAGTGCAGAAATATTATATACAGAAGATATTGAAAAAATAAGAAATGTTGAAAAAATATATTTTAAACTAATAAAAAGTAGGGTTTTTTTGCCAAATAGTCCAACATTATTTAATGCTGGAAAAACACTTTCCAGAGATGTTTTTGAAAAAAAGTTAGAAGATATGACTTTAGAAGATTATAATTTTATTTTTAATTCGAGAAATAGACATAATATGTTATCTGCATGTTTTGTTGTGCCACTTGAAGATTCAATGGAAGGTATTTTTAATGCAGTAAAAGATGCTGCATTAATTCAAAAATATGGTGGCGGTGTTGGATATGATTTTTCAGTATTAAGACCAAAAGAAAGTTCTATAGCAGGAACAGGTGGTAAATCATCGGGTCCTATAAGTTTTATGCATGTGTTTAATACAACCGCATCAACTATAGAACAAGGTGGTGCAAGGCGCGGAGCTCAAATGGCAGTAATGAGATATGATCATCCAGATGTTATAGATTTTATTAACTCGAAAAAAGATAATGATGGTAAATCAGTTCTCAATTATTTTAATATATCTGTGAATTTCGATAATCCTGAAGAGTTTTTAAAAAAATTAGAAAATGATGAAGAAATTGAACTAACACATCCAAATTCAAACATAAAAAGAACAATTAAAGCAAGAGAGTTTTTTGATTTAATTGCTAATAATGCATGGAAGTCTGGAGATCCAGGGATGTTGTTTTTAGGAAGACATAATAAATATTATGCATTGGGAGATGTAACTCCAGTTAGTGCAACAAATCCTTGTGTTATAGGAGATACAAAAATATTAACAGATAGAGGATTAATAAATGCTAAAGATCTAACAACTGATATGAAAGTGTGGAGCCCAATTTCAAAACAATTTTTAAATATAGAAAAAGTGATTGACCAAGGCATTAAACCTGTGAAAAAAATAATATTAAAAAATGGTATAGAATTAGTAGCAACATATGATCATAAGGTTTATACAGAAAATGGTTGGGTTGAGATAAAAAATCTTAATGTAGGAGATAAGGTTAATGTAGTTAATGATCAAATAGAATTTGAAAAATCAAAGTTTAAAAAATCAATACTTGAAAAATCAATAATAGAAGAAAATCAATATATATCTTTAATTATGTCTAAGAATTTTTCATCATTTAAAGAAATAATGAAAAAAGAAATTTCTACATTGGAAAAAGAAATTTTTGAAATAATTTTTGAATCTGAAAAAGAAATTCAAAAGAATTTTTTAACATTATTGTTTTCTGCAAATGGTTCTGTAGATAATTCAGAAGGTTCTATTAGCCTATCTAGTAGTTCAAAAAAAGTTCTTCAAAATGTTCAATTGTTGTTATTGGTTTTTGGAATTAATTCTACATTAACACTTGAAAATGATTATAATAAAGAATATAAATTACTTATTTCTGGTGAGGATTCTTATAAATTTTATGATGAAATAGGTTTTGTTGATGAAAAACAATTAAATATGTTAATTTCTAAAAGGCATAATAATAATTTTATTGAAATTGCTGAAATTATTGATGCAGGTGAAGAAAGAGTATATGATATTACAGCAGGACCTGATTATGTATGGGTTACAAATGGGATTTTATCATATGATTGTGGGGAAGAACCTTTACCTCCATATGGGAGTTGTAATTTAGGTTCTATTGATATTGCAAAAGTAGTAGATTTTGTTGAATTAGGGAACCCAGAAGGCGAAAATAATGAATTGTATAAGGAATTAATATATTGGACAGCAAGGTTTTTAGATAACGTAATAGATATAAATGTATATCCACTTGAAAAAATAGATAAAGTCTCAAAAGAGCAAAGATTTATAGGTTTAGGTATTATGGGACTTGCCGATGCTATGTATAAAAAAGATTTACCATATAATTCTGAAGAAGGCAGAAGGTTTATGGCAGAAACATTGGCTCAATTTGCATATTATTCGCATTTGGCGAGCACTGAATTAGCAAAGGAAAGAGGTAATTTCCCATTATTTGAAAAGTCAAAATATAAAGATGGGTTTATACCTTTTCCTATGTTAGATGATGAATTTTCAGAGAATATAAGAAAATGGAATAAATTAATAAAAGAGCACTTTTTTAAAGATGCAAAAAAGTATAAGAGAAATGTTCAAGTAAATACAGTAGCGCCAACAGGATCCATATCTAATATTGCAGATACTTCAAGTGGAATAGAACCTAATTTTATGCTTGCATATATTAGATATATGACAGATAAAGAGGGTAATAGAGTACCGCTTCCATATATGAATAAAATATTGAGAGATAAATTAGATGGTGACTTAAACAGCGAATTAGAAGCAGAAATTATTGAAAAAGGATCTTTGCAAAATATAGATGGAATACCTGAAGAAATAAAGAGAGTATTTGTAACAGCTATGGACATTTCTGGGATGGATCATTTATTAGCTCAAAATGTTATTCAAAGTTATTTAGATGCATCATGTTCTAAAACAATTAATTTACCAAAAGAGGCAACTGTTGAAGATATAAAAGAAATATATAAAAAAGCAATGGAATTAAATCTAAAAGGTATAACAATATACAGGGATGGTTCATTAGAAACACAGGTTCTTACTAAGGCTAAAAAACAAGATGAAAAGAAAGTTACATTTTTTGTATTGGATGAAAAACATAAATTACGTGCAAGGCCAAGAAAAGAGACGTTAAAAAGTGTAACTAGAAAATTCAAAACAGAGTCTGGAACTGTGTATATTACAGTATCTTTTGATGATAATGGTGAGGCTATAGAAATATTCCTATCCGATGGAACAGAAACAGCTGAAATTATTGGTAGATTATCTTCTATTGCTTTAAGATCTGGTGTTTCTGTTGATGAAATATTAGAACAATTATCTAAAGTAAAAGGAACATATTGTAAAGGTATATCCAAAGAAATAAAAAGTGCATTAGATGATTTTGAAGCATTATGGCAAGAAAATGAAGTTGAGGTATTTCATGTTGGAAAACCTTTGAGCAAAGAAGAAGTTGAAAAATTTGTTCATGCTAATAAGCTTGAATATACAAAAGGATATTATGTTGACACAGAAGGAAATGTATATTGTCCAACGTGTTTAAGTAAAAATTCATTACTAATGACAGAAGGATGTATGTCTTGTAAAACATGTGGATGGTCAAAATGTTCATAA
- a CDS encoding helix-turn-helix transcriptional regulator, protein MDQVNNKCKVFNKSGKLICDLLLILIAENPSYGYELSNRLCEMGITIPEGVGQKGRVYRALSDLEKNNEIEFDWDMTSSPPRKIYKITKKGKERIKGFIIEMEEQIEVLKNFVKIAKENI, encoded by the coding sequence ATGGATCAAGTAAATAATAAATGTAAGGTATTTAATAAAAGTGGGAAATTAATATGTGATTTACTTCTAATATTGATAGCTGAAAATCCAAGTTATGGATATGAATTATCAAATAGGCTGTGTGAAATGGGAATTACAATTCCTGAAGGAGTAGGTCAAAAAGGAAGAGTGTATAGAGCATTATCAGATCTTGAAAAAAACAATGAGATAGAGTTTGATTGGGATATGACTTCAAGTCCTCCCAGAAAAATATATAAAATTACTAAAAAAGGTAAAGAAAGAATAAAAGGGTTTATTATTGAGATGGAAGAGCAAATAGAGGTTTTGAAAAATTTTGTAAAAATAGCGAAAGAAAATATATAA
- a CDS encoding thioredoxin family protein: protein MERLLDDKTLEQVKDLLSEMKGRVKVLLFEKENCEYCDVTKQLFTELKDGVDNIDLEVHHIDSPISEEYNIDKTLAPATIILASNGSDLGVRFYGIPSGHEFSTLLQDLILLSKNGEVEFSEDTVNKLKAIDKKMRLRVFVTPTCPYCPRAVLSAHQAAMINENINGEMIEANEFFDLSSKHNVSSVPHTVIEVFNNGEWEVKGEFIGAYPEPNFVEEVLKAVEG, encoded by the coding sequence ATGGAAAGATTATTAGATGATAAAACATTAGAACAAGTAAAGGATTTATTGTCAGAAATGAAAGGTAGAGTAAAAGTATTATTATTTGAAAAAGAAAATTGCGAATATTGTGATGTAACAAAACAATTATTTACTGAATTAAAAGATGGAGTGGATAATATTGATTTAGAAGTTCATCATATAGATTCTCCAATTTCTGAAGAATATAATATTGATAAAACATTAGCTCCTGCAACAATAATTTTAGCATCAAATGGAAGTGATTTAGGAGTAAGATTTTATGGAATCCCATCAGGACATGAATTTAGTACATTATTGCAAGATTTAATATTATTATCAAAAAATGGTGAAGTTGAATTTTCTGAAGATACAGTTAATAAATTAAAAGCAATTGACAAGAAAATGAGATTAAGAGTATTTGTAACACCAACATGTCCATACTGTCCAAGAGCAGTTTTATCAGCTCATCAAGCAGCAATGATTAATGAAAATATAAACGGTGAAATGATTGAAGCAAACGAATTTTTTGATCTATCTAGCAAACACAATGTAAGTTCTGTTCCTCATACAGTTATTGAAGTATTTAATAATGGTGAATGGGAAGTAAAAGGTGAATTTATAGGGGCTTATCCTGAACCAAACTTTGTAGAAGAAGTATTAAAAGCTGTGGAGGGATAA
- a CDS encoding permease encodes MKKELRLFFLILLAFLAFYFIPFTSEEVHKAIIGGFEMLHDYARQHVLLCLVPAFFIAGTISVFVSKNAILKLLGPKAKKIIAYPVAAVSGGILAVCSCTILPLFGGIYKRGAGIGPAMAFLFTGPAINVAAIFLTGNVLGWELSFVRLFATIVSAVFIGLIMQTIFKETGEGGFVFGQDSEIPWQKTLLFLGFQMAFLITGSLKINITLKSILMTIFAIISVGIALTFDKQHQKEYISETWDFTKKILPYLFVGVFVAGVISVSLPENVVHTLLGGNRLFSNLFASVFGALMYFATLTEVPIIQSLMSLGMGKGPALALFMAGYTLSLPNMIVLTKLLGKKKAFTYFALVVIFSTTWGLIYGNLF; translated from the coding sequence ATGAAAAAAGAGTTAAGATTATTCTTTTTAATTCTTTTAGCATTTTTAGCTTTCTATTTTATCCCTTTTACAAGTGAAGAGGTTCACAAAGCGATTATTGGCGGTTTTGAAATGCTTCATGATTATGCAAGGCAACATGTTTTATTATGTCTTGTTCCAGCATTTTTTATAGCAGGAACAATATCTGTTTTTGTAAGTAAAAATGCAATATTAAAATTATTAGGTCCTAAAGCTAAAAAAATAATAGCATATCCAGTGGCGGCAGTTTCTGGAGGAATATTAGCAGTTTGTTCCTGTACTATTTTGCCTTTATTTGGAGGAATATATAAACGTGGTGCAGGAATTGGACCAGCTATGGCATTTTTATTTACGGGTCCTGCAATTAATGTAGCAGCTATATTTTTGACAGGAAATGTATTAGGTTGGGAATTATCATTTGTTAGATTATTTGCTACTATAGTTTCTGCTGTATTTATTGGATTAATAATGCAAACTATATTTAAAGAAACAGGTGAAGGTGGATTTGTATTTGGTCAAGATAGTGAAATACCATGGCAAAAAACATTATTATTTTTAGGCTTTCAAATGGCTTTTTTAATAACAGGAAGCTTAAAAATAAATATAACATTAAAAAGTATATTAATGACAATTTTTGCGATTATATCAGTAGGTATAGCTTTAACCTTTGATAAACAGCATCAAAAAGAGTATATTAGTGAAACATGGGATTTTACAAAAAAAATATTGCCATATTTATTTGTAGGAGTTTTTGTCGCAGGAGTTATTTCAGTATCATTGCCAGAAAATGTTGTTCATACATTATTAGGTGGAAATAGATTGTTTTCTAACTTATTTGCATCAGTATTTGGAGCATTAATGTATTTTGCTACATTAACAGAGGTTCCAATAATACAATCATTAATGTCTTTGGGTATGGGAAAAGGTCCTGCATTAGCATTGTTTATGGCTGGTTATACATTAAGTCTTCCAAATATGATTGTATTAACAAAATTATTAGGTAAAAAGAAAGCATTTACTTATTTTGCATTAGTTGTTATTTTTTCAACAACATGGGGATTAATTTATGGAAATTTATTTTAA
- a CDS encoding thioredoxin family protein yields MKIEVLGSGCPRCKQTYKIMEMAMDETGTNAELIYVTDINEIISKGVMSTPAVAIDGKIVVSGKIPTLEEAKQLLEQ; encoded by the coding sequence ATGAAAATAGAAGTTTTAGGTTCAGGTTGTCCAAGATGTAAACAAACATATAAGATTATGGAAATGGCTATGGATGAAACAGGAACAAACGCTGAGCTAATTTATGTTACAGATATAAATGAAATTATTTCTAAAGGCGTAATGTCTACTCCAGCAGTAGCAATAGATGGAAAAATAGTAGTTTCTGGAAAAATACCTACATTAGAAGAAGCAAAACAACTGTTAGAACAATAA
- a CDS encoding metalloregulator ArsR/SmtB family transcription factor, which produces MIDELMKILSDKTRLRIINILSLKPRCVCELTEILDLPQSTISRHLSKMKLFKLVLTEKDGVFIKYKLNNEFLEKYSFLNYLLDDLKNEFKEDLIKSEKVIIKDGVCVIK; this is translated from the coding sequence TTGATAGATGAATTAATGAAGATATTATCAGATAAAACAAGATTAAGAATAATTAATATTTTAAGTTTAAAACCAAGATGTGTATGTGAATTGACAGAAATTTTGGATTTACCACAATCAACAATATCCAGACATTTATCAAAAATGAAATTGTTTAAATTAGTTTTAACAGAAAAAGATGGTGTTTTTATAAAATACAAATTAAATAATGAATTTTTGGAAAAATATTCATTTTTAAATTATCTTTTAGATGATTTAAAAAATGAATTCAAAGAGGATTTAATTAAATCAGAAAAAGTAATTATAAAAGATGGAGTTTGTGTTATAAAATAA
- the trxB gene encoding thioredoxin-disulfide reductase, which produces MFFDLGSSKSKSNLKEYYDMVIIGGGPAGVAAGIYAVQGGIKPLIIEKDLDGGQVNLTEYVENYPGFTSITGEELAEKFGEHAKEFGVEFHYGEVINVDFSKEEKIISLDDGNIVKAKVVVIATGATPRKLGVPGEKEFAGRGVSYCATCDGHFFKNQKVAVIGGGNTAVEEALYLSKIAKEVYIIHRRDALRADKIYQEKAFNTENINFIWNTVVKEIKGDKKVNKLVLENRETGEVTDFEVDGVFVFVGVLPVTQLFKDKIELDEFGYIITDKHMETNVKGVFAAGDVVQKDLRQIITAAADGAIAASFAVREYFN; this is translated from the coding sequence ATGTTTTTTGATTTGGGTTCCTCTAAAAGTAAAAGCAATTTAAAGGAATACTATGATATGGTTATTATTGGTGGAGGACCTGCAGGTGTAGCAGCAGGGATATATGCTGTTCAAGGTGGAATTAAACCTTTAATTATTGAAAAAGATTTAGATGGTGGTCAGGTAAATTTAACGGAATACGTTGAAAATTACCCAGGTTTTACATCTATAACCGGTGAAGAATTAGCAGAAAAATTTGGTGAACATGCAAAAGAATTTGGAGTTGAATTTCACTACGGTGAAGTTATAAACGTAGATTTTTCTAAAGAAGAAAAAATTATATCTTTAGATGATGGTAATATTGTTAAAGCAAAAGTAGTTGTTATAGCTACAGGTGCTACTCCAAGAAAATTAGGTGTTCCTGGTGAAAAAGAATTTGCTGGTAGAGGTGTTTCATACTGTGCAACATGTGATGGACACTTCTTTAAAAATCAAAAAGTTGCCGTTATAGGTGGAGGTAATACAGCAGTTGAAGAAGCATTATATCTTTCAAAAATAGCAAAAGAAGTATATATTATTCACAGAAGAGATGCTCTTAGAGCTGATAAAATATATCAAGAAAAAGCATTTAATACAGAAAATATTAATTTTATATGGAATACAGTAGTTAAAGAAATTAAAGGCGATAAAAAGGTAAATAAATTAGTTTTAGAAAATCGTGAAACAGGAGAAGTTACAGATTTTGAAGTTGATGGTGTATTTGTATTTGTAGGAGTATTACCAGTAACTCAATTATTCAAAGATAAAATAGAATTAGATGAATTTGGATACATTATCACAGACAAACATATGGAAACAAATGTAAAAGGCGTATTTGCTGCAGGAGATGTGGTTCAAAAAGATTTAAGGCAAATAATCACTGCAGCAGCAGATGGAGCTATTGCGGCATCCTTTGCAGTAAGAGAATATTTTAATTAA
- a CDS encoding Na+/H+ antiporter NhaC family protein — protein sequence MKKRIWVIFILATFLLMSALAFANGGDTETINYGFWSIIPPLLAIVLAFVTKEVILSLLLGIFSGAVINVFATSSSGFFMKLIESYTKTFEYPVNALADGWHAGIIIFTLTIGGMVGVIAKMGGTRAIANALAKKAKTARSAQLATALMGVVVFFDDYANTLIVGPTMRPLTDKLNVSREKLSYIVDSTAAPVATMAAISTWIGYELGLIGDAFNALGTDVNPYGVFFQSIPYRMYGLFALFMVFMVGFLMRDFGPMYEAEKRARLTGKVLADGAEPMLSTDFEKELDNSDIPLRVSNALVPILTLIIFAFVGLWYSGGGLEEPFNLEGIRNAFGNADASAALIWASALASIVAVIMAVSQGIMTLRKALEAWVEGAKSLVITTIILILAWSIGSIASDLGTAEYLVQVVSSSLPGWAVPVLVFIMSSIVAFATGTSWGTMAIMLPLAIPLAAAYTGNAPSTLVFATLGAVLTGSTFGDHCSPISDTTIMSSMASSSDHIDHVKTQLPYAVTVASVAAVGYILVGIGLPIWITLILGFASVWAILRFFGKSTDPKDLKAI from the coding sequence ATGAAAAAACGTATTTGGGTAATTTTTATCCTGGCGACATTTTTACTAATGTCTGCTTTAGCATTTGCAAACGGGGGGGATACTGAAACAATAAATTATGGTTTTTGGTCAATTATTCCTCCACTACTAGCTATTGTTTTAGCTTTTGTTACTAAAGAAGTTATTCTTTCATTGTTATTAGGTATTTTTTCTGGAGCAGTAATTAATGTATTTGCCACATCCAGTTCTGGATTTTTCATGAAACTTATTGAAAGTTATACAAAAACTTTTGAATATCCAGTAAACGCTCTTGCTGATGGATGGCATGCTGGTATCATTATTTTTACATTAACAATTGGTGGTATGGTTGGAGTTATTGCAAAAATGGGAGGTACAAGAGCTATCGCTAATGCACTTGCTAAAAAAGCTAAAACTGCTAGAAGTGCTCAATTAGCTACAGCTTTAATGGGTGTTGTTGTATTCTTCGATGACTATGCCAATACTCTTATCGTTGGTCCTACTATGAGACCTTTAACAGACAAATTAAATGTTTCTAGGGAAAAATTATCATATATTGTTGACTCAACAGCTGCTCCTGTTGCTACAATGGCAGCAATATCTACATGGATTGGTTATGAATTAGGATTAATTGGTGATGCATTCAACGCATTGGGAACAGATGTAAACCCATACGGTGTATTCTTCCAATCAATCCCATATAGAATGTATGGATTATTTGCATTATTTATGGTATTTATGGTTGGTTTCTTAATGAGAGATTTTGGTCCTATGTATGAAGCAGAAAAAAGAGCTAGATTAACTGGAAAGGTTTTAGCTGATGGCGCTGAACCTATGTTATCTACAGATTTTGAAAAAGAATTAGATAATAGTGATATTCCTTTAAGAGTATCAAACGCTTTAGTACCTATTTTAACATTAATTATTTTTGCATTTGTTGGATTATGGTATTCTGGTGGTGGATTAGAAGAGCCATTTAATTTAGAAGGAATTAGAAATGCATTTGGTAACGCCGATGCTTCAGCTGCTTTAATTTGGGCATCTGCTTTAGCAAGTATAGTTGCTGTTATAATGGCTGTTTCTCAAGGTATTATGACATTAAGAAAAGCTTTAGAAGCATGGGTAGAAGGTGCAAAATCATTAGTTATTACCACAATTATATTAATTTTAGCATGGTCAATTGGTTCTATTGCCTCTGATTTAGGAACAGCTGAATATTTAGTACAAGTCGTATCTTCATCTTTACCTGGTTGGGCAGTTCCTGTATTAGTATTTATTATGTCATCTATAGTTGCATTTGCTACTGGTACATCTTGGGGTACAATGGCTATTATGTTACCTTTAGCTATTCCTTTAGCAGCAGCTTATACTGGAAACGCCCCATCAACATTAGTATTTGCTACATTAGGTGCTGTATTAACAGGATCAACATTCGGAGATCATTGTTCTCCTATTTCAGATACAACAATTATGTCTTCAATGGCATCATCATCTGATCATATTGATCACGTTAAAACTCAATTACCATATGCCGTAACAGTTGCTTCAGTTGCAGCAGTTGGATATATTTTAGTAGGTATTGGATTACCTATTTGGATTACATTAATATTAGGATTTGCTTCAGTATGGGCTATTTTAAGATTCTTTGGTAAATCAACTGATCCAAAAGATTTAAAAGCCATTTAA